The Paracoccus liaowanqingii genome window below encodes:
- a CDS encoding sensor histidine kinase, translating to MLSQDPNLPVLDLLDGAEAGFALSILDASPDCIKLLDLDGRLRFMNGNGLCAMEIDDFRMVDRQAWPSLWPDDANGRLNAAMAAARQGEVTRFEAFCPTAKGAPRWWHVTVSPVRGGTGEVRRILASSRDITETVEARQRLEHQAERLASEVAKKDDAIARQAVLMGEIDHRVKNSFAAVIALLRMQARVHAGQAAGGLLGDAASRISTLARVHEQLHLDPGRRDVSLSDYLTLLATDLTQALDARLEIRDALPSEVRIPPSQAAAIGQVLAELIGNAVKHAGGTGQPGLVLSLSQRDDMLVMTLTDNGPGLPDDFDPQARAGLGMQICLIYAQQMDGHLRHGRSDTGGAAFTVEMRLDPPASS from the coding sequence ATGCTGTCCCAAGATCCCAATCTGCCCGTTCTGGACCTGCTGGACGGGGCCGAGGCGGGGTTTGCCCTGTCGATCCTCGATGCCTCGCCCGACTGCATCAAGCTGCTGGATCTGGACGGGCGGCTGCGCTTCATGAACGGCAACGGCCTCTGCGCGATGGAGATCGACGATTTCCGCATGGTCGACCGGCAGGCCTGGCCCAGCCTCTGGCCTGACGACGCGAACGGCCGGCTGAATGCGGCGATGGCGGCGGCCCGGCAGGGCGAGGTGACCCGGTTCGAGGCCTTCTGCCCCACCGCCAAGGGTGCCCCCCGCTGGTGGCATGTCACCGTCTCGCCGGTGCGCGGCGGCACCGGAGAGGTGCGCCGCATCCTGGCCTCGTCGCGCGACATCACCGAGACGGTCGAGGCCCGCCAGCGGCTGGAGCATCAGGCCGAGCGCCTTGCCTCCGAGGTCGCGAAGAAGGACGACGCCATCGCCCGCCAGGCCGTCCTGATGGGCGAGATCGACCACCGCGTGAAGAACAGCTTCGCGGCCGTGATCGCGCTGCTGCGCATGCAGGCGCGCGTCCATGCCGGGCAGGCGGCGGGCGGTCTGCTGGGCGATGCGGCCAGCCGCATCTCGACGCTGGCGCGCGTGCACGAACAGCTGCATCTTGACCCCGGACGGCGCGACGTGTCGCTGTCGGACTACCTGACGCTGCTGGCCACCGACCTGACGCAGGCGCTGGACGCCCGGCTGGAGATCAGAGATGCGCTGCCCTCCGAGGTGCGCATCCCGCCCTCGCAGGCCGCCGCCATCGGCCAGGTGCTGGCCGAGCTGATCGGCAACGCGGTCAAGCATGCAGGCGGCACCGGGCAGCCGGGGCTGGTCCTGTCGCTGTCGCAGCGCGACGACATGCTGGTGATGACCCTGACCGACAACGGCCCCGGCCTGCCCGACGATTTCGACCCGCAGGCGCGTGCGGGGCTGGGGATGCAGATCTGCCTGATCTATGCCCAGCAGATGGACGGCCACCTGCGCCACGGACGCTCGGACACGGGCGGCGCGGCCTTCACGGTCGAGATGCGGCTGGATCCGCCTGCGTCATCCTGA
- a CDS encoding transglutaminase-like domain-containing protein, with translation MRMKIDVTLDYGLDSPGPALLLVEAAGVQGQILNRASIDLGQPLKSARVPGEEGIGERLILRLEDSLTCRYSAEVEVTRPQPDLQRLSAVEVEDMPGDALRYMLPSRYCPAERFGHFVASRFEGLTGGPLVAALRDWVERNLDYVSGASDGDTTAADTFLDRRGVCRDYAHLMISLCRAAQIPARIASVYAPPVDPQDFHAVVQVYLDHDWHLVDPTGMARADQMALVAVGRDATDVAFLTTTSVAELKTQLVEVSEI, from the coding sequence ATGCGGATGAAGATCGACGTGACGCTGGACTATGGTCTGGACAGCCCCGGACCTGCCCTGCTGCTGGTCGAAGCCGCAGGCGTGCAGGGCCAGATCCTGAACCGTGCCTCGATCGACCTGGGCCAGCCGCTGAAATCGGCGCGCGTCCCGGGCGAGGAGGGGATCGGCGAGCGCCTGATCCTGCGGCTGGAGGACAGCCTGACCTGCCGCTATTCGGCCGAGGTCGAAGTGACCCGCCCGCAGCCCGACCTTCAGCGCCTGTCGGCCGTCGAGGTCGAGGACATGCCCGGCGACGCGCTGCGCTACATGCTGCCCTCGCGCTACTGCCCGGCGGAACGCTTCGGCCATTTCGTCGCCTCGCGCTTCGAGGGGCTGACCGGCGGCCCGCTGGTCGCCGCCCTGCGGGACTGGGTCGAGCGGAACCTGGACTATGTGTCGGGCGCCAGCGACGGCGACACCACCGCCGCCGACACCTTCCTGGACCGGCGCGGCGTCTGCCGCGACTATGCGCATCTCATGATCTCGCTGTGCCGCGCCGCGCAGATCCCGGCGCGGATCGCCAGCGTCTATGCCCCCCCGGTCGATCCGCAGGATTTCCATGCCGTGGTGCAGGTCTATCTGGACCACGACTGGCACCTGGTCGATCCGACCGGCATGGCGCGGGCCGACCAGATGGCGCTGGTCGCGGTCGGGCGCGATGCGACCGACGTGGCCTTCCTGACCACCACCTCGGTGGCCGAGCTGAAGACCCAGCTGGTCGAGGTCTCCGAGATCTGA
- the cbiB gene encoding adenosylcobinamide-phosphate synthase CbiB: MAMIALLALVLDALIGWPDAVYRRIGHPVTWLGRLISALDRWLNHGMLRQAKGALTVALVVAAAAIPAALVQVWLGPWIAAMLAWPLVAARSLDQHLQAVARPLAAGDLPAARAATAMIVGRDVTRADAPALTRASLESLAENASDGVIAPLFWAAVGGLPGIAAYKAINTMDSMIGHRTPRHEDFGKVAARLDDLVNLIPARLTAVLIAAASGRRAGAALRVAWHDAPAHRSPNAGWPEGAMAGALDCRLSGPRVYADRVADEPWLNADAPDPQAADLARGIALIRRAVALAGVALLALALI, translated from the coding sequence ATGGCGATGATCGCGCTGCTGGCGCTGGTTCTGGATGCGCTGATCGGCTGGCCCGATGCGGTCTATCGCCGGATCGGGCATCCGGTGACCTGGCTGGGGCGGTTGATCTCGGCGCTGGACCGGTGGCTGAACCACGGGATGCTGCGTCAGGCCAAGGGCGCGCTGACCGTGGCGCTGGTCGTGGCGGCGGCGGCGATCCCGGCGGCGCTGGTGCAGGTCTGGCTGGGGCCGTGGATCGCGGCGATGCTGGCCTGGCCGCTGGTCGCGGCACGCTCGCTGGACCAGCATCTGCAAGCGGTGGCGCGGCCCTTGGCGGCCGGCGATTTGCCCGCCGCCCGCGCCGCGACCGCGATGATCGTGGGCCGCGACGTGACGCGCGCCGATGCCCCGGCCCTCACCCGCGCCAGCTTGGAGAGCCTGGCCGAGAATGCCAGCGACGGGGTGATCGCGCCGCTGTTCTGGGCGGCGGTCGGGGGCCTGCCCGGGATCGCCGCCTACAAGGCGATCAACACGATGGATTCGATGATCGGCCACCGCACGCCCCGGCACGAGGATTTCGGCAAGGTCGCGGCGCGGCTGGACGATCTGGTGAACCTGATCCCCGCGCGGCTGACGGCGGTGCTGATCGCGGCTGCCTCGGGGCGGCGGGCGGGGGCGGCGCTGCGGGTCGCGTGGCACGATGCGCCCGCGCATCGCTCGCCCAATGCGGGCTGGCCCGAGGGGGCGATGGCGGGCGCCCTGGACTGCCGCCTGTCGGGGCCGCGCGTCTATGCCGACCGGGTCGCGGACGAGCCTTGGCTGAACGCGGACGCGCCTGATCCGCAGGCGGCGGATCTGGCGCGCGGCATCGCGCTGATCCGCCGCGCCGTGGCGCTGGCGGGGGTGGCCCTGCTGGCCCTTGCGTTAATCTGA
- a CDS encoding histidine phosphatase family protein — translation MRLTILRHAPSLAGGRMAGRRDVDADCGDHAGLARQASRIGAGQLGAGAQVVASPARRCRQTAAALGLTPDRFEPALWEQDLGAWDGLPPEALPDLGPLPPHALARHRPEGGESFNDMAGRVIPVLQALDRDTVLIAHAGTVRAALSMVVGPAALSFAVAPLSLTMLRRAGDAWAVDCVNLRAGD, via the coding sequence ATGAGGCTGACGATCCTGCGGCATGCGCCCAGCCTGGCCGGGGGCCGGATGGCCGGGCGGCGCGACGTGGACGCCGACTGCGGCGACCACGCCGGGCTGGCGCGGCAGGCGAGCCGAATCGGGGCGGGCCAACTTGGGGCAGGCGCGCAGGTCGTCGCCAGCCCGGCGCGGCGCTGCCGCCAGACCGCCGCCGCCCTGGGCCTGACCCCGGACCGGTTCGAGCCGGCGCTGTGGGAACAGGATCTGGGCGCATGGGACGGGCTGCCCCCCGAGGCCCTGCCCGATCTGGGCCCCCTGCCCCCGCACGCGCTGGCCCGCCACCGGCCCGAGGGCGGCGAAAGCTTTAACGACATGGCGGGCCGGGTGATCCCGGTGCTGCAGGCGCTGGACCGCGACACGGTGCTGATCGCCCATGCCGGGACGGTGCGCGCCGCGCTGTCGATGGTGGTGGGACCGGCCGCGCTGTCCTTCGCCGTGGCGCCCCTGTCCCTGACCATGCTGCGCCGGGCGGGCGATGCCTGGGCGGTGGACTGCGTCAACCTGCGCGCCGGGGACTGA